In Pseudonocardia sp. C8, one genomic interval encodes:
- the dxr gene encoding 1-deoxy-D-xylulose-5-phosphate reductoisomerase: MKSLVVLGSTGSIGTQALEVITKAGGFTVTGLAAGGSDLPLLIAQAREHRVPRVAVPSPAAAAELRAALPGVEVLDGPSAAAELVTAAGADIVLNGITGSRGLGPTLAALGTGARLALANKESLIAGGPLVLAAAAPGQIVPVDSEHSALAQCLRGGRAGEVERLVLTASGGPFRGRARESLRGVTVEQALQHPTWDMGPVITINSATLVNKGLEVIEAHLLFGIPYDRIDVTVHPQSIVHSMVTFSDGSTIAQASPPDMRLPIALALGWPDRIPGASTPCTWDTAQTWTFEPLDDDAFPGVRLARAAGRAGGCVPAVLNAANEELVEAFVRGRIGYLGVTDLLEGVLEAADAWTGDPATVADVLAAEEWARAHAREKAGS, encoded by the coding sequence ATGAAGTCACTCGTCGTGTTGGGCAGCACCGGGTCGATCGGCACCCAGGCCCTCGAGGTGATCACCAAGGCCGGTGGGTTCACCGTCACCGGGCTGGCCGCGGGTGGGTCGGACCTGCCGCTGCTGATCGCGCAGGCCCGGGAGCACCGGGTCCCGCGGGTCGCGGTGCCGTCCCCGGCGGCCGCCGCCGAGCTCCGGGCGGCGCTGCCCGGCGTCGAGGTGCTGGACGGGCCGTCCGCGGCCGCCGAGCTGGTGACGGCCGCCGGCGCCGACATCGTGCTCAACGGCATCACCGGGTCCCGCGGCCTCGGGCCCACCCTGGCCGCGCTCGGGACCGGGGCCCGGCTGGCGCTGGCGAACAAGGAGTCGCTGATCGCGGGCGGCCCCCTGGTGCTCGCGGCGGCCGCGCCCGGGCAGATCGTGCCGGTCGACTCGGAGCACTCGGCGCTGGCGCAGTGCCTGCGCGGCGGGCGGGCCGGGGAGGTGGAACGCCTCGTCCTCACCGCGTCCGGCGGGCCGTTCCGCGGCCGGGCCCGGGAGTCGTTGCGCGGCGTCACCGTGGAGCAGGCGCTGCAGCACCCCACCTGGGACATGGGCCCGGTCATCACGATCAACTCGGCGACGCTGGTCAACAAGGGGCTCGAGGTCATCGAGGCGCACCTGCTGTTCGGCATCCCCTACGACCGGATCGACGTCACCGTGCACCCGCAGTCGATCGTCCACTCGATGGTGACGTTCAGCGACGGTTCGACGATCGCGCAGGCGTCCCCGCCGGACATGCGGCTCCCGATCGCGCTGGCGCTGGGATGGCCGGACCGCATCCCCGGCGCCTCGACGCCGTGCACCTGGGACACCGCGCAGACCTGGACCTTCGAGCCGCTCGACGACGACGCGTTCCCCGGTGTCCGGCTCGCCCGCGCGGCCGGCCGCGCCGGCGGGTGCGTCCCGGCCGTCCTCAACGCCGCCAACGAGGAGCTCGTGGAGGCGTTCGTGCGGGGGAGGATCGGGTACCTCGGGGTCACCGACCTGCTGGAAGGGGTGCTGGAGGCGGCCGACGCCTGGACCGGTGATCCGGCTACCGTGGCGGACGTGCTGGCGGCCGAGGAGTGGGCCCGCGCCCACGCGCGGGAGAAGGCGGGATCGTGA
- a CDS encoding DUF2631 domain-containing protein, protein MASKTREVAIRSGVDPAEEPSVDWGWHQNFTKGLPIAAAVSGIMLLLFLIGHPLSWTEFLYMAIPAFACLAGAVAYPIYKRRSWRH, encoded by the coding sequence GTGGCGAGCAAGACACGCGAGGTCGCGATCCGGTCCGGCGTGGACCCGGCCGAGGAGCCCTCGGTCGACTGGGGCTGGCACCAGAACTTCACGAAGGGCCTCCCGATCGCGGCCGCCGTCTCCGGCATCATGCTGCTGCTGTTCCTGATCGGGCATCCGCTCAGCTGGACCGAGTTCCTCTACATGGCGATCCCGGCCTTCGCCTGCCTGGCCGGCGCCGTGGCCTACCCGATCTACAAGCGGCGCAGCTGGCGTCACTGA
- a CDS encoding site-2 protease family protein has product MSVLWTVVGIAIFFFGLLVSIAWHELGHFATARWFGIKVPEFMVGFGRTVWSVRRGETEYGIKAIPLGGYVRMIGMLPPAPGGGRLGRSRRTGPFQGLMDDARRQSQADVLPQDEDRQFWTRAPWKRIIVMFAGPFMNLVLAVALFFVTLMGVGVLTPNTQVAALEECVVPVTAVQNGAPDRCPTGAPHAPALAAGMQPDDRIVSVRGQAFGPDDGEALQDAIRASSGPTPVVVERAGQQVPLMVNVIPNTLPDRDSDDPNATVTAGYLGVLLDTSYQPMSAGETVAQIGDGIGRTAEAITQIPARIPALFGAAFLGEERGEDSPMGVVGVSRIGGEILAQQDAPWQQDVGLFLNMLAAVNLSLFLLNLLPIPPLDGGQIVPAIWESIKRNTARAFGRPDPGPVDAAKLLPFAYVFVLVFLGFSVMVAIADIVNPVRIFG; this is encoded by the coding sequence GTGAGCGTGCTCTGGACGGTCGTCGGGATCGCGATCTTCTTCTTCGGGCTGCTCGTCTCGATCGCCTGGCACGAGCTCGGGCACTTCGCCACCGCCCGCTGGTTCGGGATCAAGGTCCCGGAGTTCATGGTCGGGTTCGGCCGGACCGTCTGGTCGGTGCGGCGTGGCGAGACCGAGTACGGCATCAAGGCCATCCCGCTCGGCGGCTACGTCCGGATGATCGGGATGCTGCCGCCGGCCCCCGGTGGCGGCCGGCTCGGCCGCAGCCGCCGGACCGGCCCGTTCCAGGGGCTGATGGACGACGCGCGCCGGCAGTCCCAGGCCGACGTGCTGCCGCAGGACGAGGACCGGCAGTTCTGGACCCGGGCGCCGTGGAAGCGGATCATCGTCATGTTCGCCGGGCCGTTCATGAACCTGGTCCTGGCCGTGGCCCTGTTCTTCGTGACGCTGATGGGCGTCGGCGTGCTCACCCCGAACACCCAGGTCGCGGCGCTCGAGGAGTGCGTGGTGCCGGTGACGGCGGTGCAGAACGGCGCGCCCGACCGCTGCCCGACCGGTGCGCCGCACGCGCCGGCCCTGGCCGCCGGCATGCAGCCCGACGACCGCATCGTGTCGGTGCGCGGCCAGGCGTTCGGACCGGACGACGGCGAGGCCCTGCAGGACGCGATCCGGGCGTCCTCCGGGCCGACGCCGGTCGTCGTCGAACGGGCTGGGCAGCAGGTCCCGCTCATGGTGAACGTGATCCCGAACACCCTTCCGGACCGCGACTCGGACGACCCGAACGCCACGGTCACCGCCGGGTACCTCGGCGTGCTGCTCGACACGAGCTACCAGCCGATGAGCGCGGGCGAGACGGTCGCGCAGATCGGTGACGGTATCGGCCGGACCGCCGAGGCGATCACTCAGATCCCGGCCCGGATCCCGGCGTTGTTCGGCGCGGCGTTCCTCGGGGAGGAGCGCGGCGAGGACAGCCCGATGGGCGTGGTCGGGGTGTCCCGGATCGGCGGCGAGATCCTCGCCCAGCAGGACGCGCCGTGGCAGCAGGACGTGGGCCTGTTCCTCAACATGCTCGCCGCGGTGAACCTGTCGCTGTTCCTGCTGAACCTGCTCCCGATCCCGCCGCTGGACGGCGGCCAGATCGTCCCGGCGATCTGGGAGTCGATCAAGCGGAACACCGCCCGGGCGTTCGGCAGGCCCGACCCCGGCCCGGTCGACGCGGCCAAGCTGCTGCCCTTCGCGTACGTGTTCGTCCTGGTGTTCCTCGGTTTCTCGGTGATGGTCGCCATCGCCGACATCGTCAACCCGGTGCGGATCTTCGGGTGA
- the ispG gene encoding flavodoxin-dependent (E)-4-hydroxy-3-methylbut-2-enyl-diphosphate synthase, protein MSVSLGMPSAPAPTLAPRRKTRQLQVGPVGVGSDHPISVQSMTTTLTADVNATLQQIAELTASGCDIVRVACPSADDAEALPAIATKSQIPVIADIHFQPKYVFAAIEAGCAAVRVNPGNIRKFDDQVKEIAQAAKDRGTPIRIGVNAGSLDKRLLEKHGKATPEALAESALWEASLFAEHDFHDIKISVKHNDPVVMVRAYELLAEQCDYPLHLGVTEAGPAFQGTIKSAVAFGALLRQGIGDTIRVSLSAPPVEEIKVGQQILESLNLRPRRLEIVSCPSCGRAQVDVYKLADEVTAGLTGMEVPLRVAVMGCVVNGPGEAREADLGVASGNGKGQIFVKGEVIKTVPEHKIVETLIDEAMRIAEGMEIADGASGEPQVTVG, encoded by the coding sequence GTGAGCGTCTCCCTGGGTATGCCGTCCGCGCCCGCGCCGACCCTGGCCCCGCGCCGGAAGACCCGGCAGCTGCAGGTCGGGCCGGTCGGTGTCGGCTCCGACCACCCGATCTCCGTCCAGTCGATGACGACCACCCTGACCGCCGACGTCAACGCGACGCTGCAGCAGATCGCGGAGCTGACCGCGTCCGGCTGCGACATCGTCCGGGTGGCGTGCCCGTCGGCCGACGACGCCGAGGCCCTCCCGGCCATCGCGACGAAGTCGCAGATCCCGGTGATCGCCGACATCCACTTCCAGCCCAAGTACGTGTTCGCCGCGATCGAGGCAGGCTGCGCCGCGGTCCGGGTGAACCCCGGCAACATCCGGAAGTTCGACGACCAGGTCAAGGAGATCGCGCAGGCCGCGAAGGACCGCGGCACGCCGATCCGGATCGGGGTCAACGCCGGCTCGCTCGACAAGCGCCTGCTGGAGAAGCACGGCAAGGCCACCCCGGAGGCCCTGGCCGAGTCGGCGCTGTGGGAGGCGAGCCTGTTCGCCGAGCACGACTTCCACGACATCAAGATCTCGGTGAAGCACAACGACCCGGTCGTGATGGTGCGGGCCTACGAGCTGCTCGCCGAGCAGTGCGACTACCCGCTGCACCTCGGCGTCACCGAGGCCGGTCCGGCGTTCCAGGGCACGATCAAGTCCGCGGTCGCGTTCGGGGCGCTGCTGCGCCAGGGGATCGGCGACACGATCCGGGTGTCGCTGTCCGCGCCGCCGGTCGAGGAGATCAAGGTCGGACAGCAGATCCTGGAGTCGCTGAACCTGCGCCCGCGCCGCCTGGAGATCGTCTCCTGCCCGTCCTGCGGCCGCGCCCAGGTCGACGTCTACAAGCTCGCCGACGAGGTCACCGCCGGCCTGACCGGTATGGAGGTCCCGCTGCGGGTGGCCGTCATGGGGTGCGTCGTGAACGGGCCGGGGGAGGCCCGCGAGGCGGACCTGGGCGTCGCGTCCGGCAACGGCAAGGGCCAGATCTTCGTCAAGGGCGAGGTCATCAAGACCGTCCCCGAGCACAAGATCGTGGAGACGCTGATCGACGAGGCGATGCGGATCGCCGAGGGCATGGAGATCGCCGACGGGGCGTCCGGCGAGCCCCAGGTGACGGTGGGCTGA
- a CDS encoding ATP-dependent DNA ligase: MDLPVMPPVKPMLAKPAPSIPDRKLYEPKWDGFRSIVFRDGDDVEIGSRNERPMTRYFPEVVEAVTANFPPRAVIDGEIVVADRERNRLDFEALQQRVHPAASRVRLLAEQTPASFVAFDLLALGSEDLTGRPFAERRARLEEALAGAAPPVYVTPITADTGTAKRWFDRFEGAGLDGLIAKDPEGTYQPDKRVLTKVKHERTADCVVAGYRVHKSGPDAVGSLLLGLHDERGVLVSVGVVGAFAMARRRELMAELQPLVTDFDDHPWAWAKQLEGERTPRKSETSRWNAGKDLSFVPLRPERVVEVRYDYMEGNRFRHTTQFVRWRPDRDPASCGYDQLERPVNFDLAEVLAGRA, encoded by the coding sequence GTGGATCTGCCCGTGATGCCCCCGGTGAAGCCGATGCTGGCCAAGCCCGCCCCGTCGATCCCCGACCGGAAGCTCTACGAGCCCAAGTGGGACGGCTTCCGCTCGATCGTCTTCCGGGACGGCGACGACGTCGAGATCGGCTCCCGCAACGAGCGGCCGATGACCCGCTACTTCCCCGAGGTCGTCGAGGCGGTGACGGCGAACTTCCCGCCGCGGGCCGTGATCGACGGCGAGATCGTCGTCGCCGACCGGGAGCGCAACCGGCTCGACTTCGAGGCGCTGCAGCAGCGCGTCCACCCCGCAGCGAGCCGGGTGCGGCTGCTCGCGGAGCAGACGCCGGCGTCGTTCGTCGCGTTCGACCTTCTGGCACTGGGCTCCGAGGACCTGACCGGCCGCCCGTTCGCCGAGCGCCGGGCCCGGCTGGAGGAGGCGCTCGCCGGCGCCGCGCCGCCGGTGTACGTCACCCCGATCACCGCGGACACCGGCACCGCGAAACGCTGGTTCGACCGGTTCGAGGGCGCCGGCCTGGACGGGCTGATCGCGAAGGACCCGGAGGGCACCTACCAGCCGGACAAGCGTGTCCTGACCAAGGTGAAGCACGAGCGGACCGCGGACTGCGTCGTCGCCGGCTACCGGGTGCACAAGTCCGGGCCGGACGCCGTCGGGTCGCTGCTGCTCGGGTTGCACGACGAGCGGGGCGTGCTGGTCTCGGTGGGGGTGGTCGGTGCGTTCGCGATGGCCCGCCGCCGCGAGCTGATGGCCGAGCTGCAGCCGCTCGTCACCGACTTCGACGACCACCCGTGGGCCTGGGCCAAGCAGCTGGAGGGCGAGCGGACCCCGCGCAAGTCCGAGACGAGCCGGTGGAACGCCGGCAAGGACCTGTCCTTCGTGCCGCTGCGCCCGGAGCGGGTGGTCGAGGTGCGCTACGACTACATGGAGGGCAACCGGTTCCGGCACACCACCCAGTTCGTGCGGTGGCGCCCCGACCGGGACCCGGCCTCCTGCGGCTACGACCAGCTGGAACGGCCGGTCAACTTCGACCTCGCCGAGGTGCTCGCGGGCCGGGCCTGA
- a CDS encoding Rieske (2Fe-2S) protein yields MTLPENDTRTPVPAVARRAVLAGAGVAAVGAVAACGGGATTDDTEQQQAGDVPQGAPGTVLGPASEVPVGGGKIYSEAQIVVTQPAAGQFTGLSTICTHAGCTVNAVADGAIVCPCHQSRFGLDGAVVQGPATQPLPQRPVTVADGSIALA; encoded by the coding sequence ATGACCCTCCCCGAGAACGACACCCGCACCCCGGTGCCCGCGGTCGCGCGCCGCGCGGTGCTCGCCGGCGCCGGCGTGGCCGCGGTCGGCGCCGTCGCCGCCTGCGGCGGCGGGGCCACCACCGACGACACCGAGCAGCAGCAGGCCGGGGACGTCCCGCAGGGCGCCCCGGGCACCGTCCTCGGCCCGGCCTCGGAGGTGCCGGTGGGCGGCGGGAAGATCTACTCCGAGGCGCAGATCGTCGTCACCCAGCCGGCGGCCGGGCAGTTCACCGGGCTGTCCACGATCTGCACGCACGCCGGGTGCACGGTCAACGCGGTCGCCGACGGCGCGATCGTCTGCCCGTGCCACCAGAGCCGGTTCGGGCTCGACGGCGCGGTCGTGCAGGGACCGGCGACGCAGCCGTTGCCCCAGCGCCCGGTGACCGTCGCGGACGGGTCGATCGCCCTGG
- the mug gene encoding G/U mismatch-specific DNA glycosylase gives MGRLPDRDALERARDRTIPDVLPGPGDPALRVLFCGINPGLVSAATGHHFARPGNRFWPVLHESGFTPRLLSPDEQGELAHLGLGITNMAARATARADELTGAELVAGGERLRALVREHRPGWLAVVGIGAFRTAFGRRDAVVGEQDDRLGDTRIWVLPNPSGLNAHWSRAAMVAEFTRLRLVSA, from the coding sequence GTGGGACGCCTGCCGGATCGCGACGCGCTGGAACGGGCCCGGGACCGGACGATCCCGGACGTGCTGCCGGGGCCGGGCGACCCGGCCCTGCGGGTGCTGTTCTGCGGGATCAACCCGGGCCTGGTGTCCGCGGCGACCGGGCACCACTTCGCCCGGCCCGGGAACCGGTTCTGGCCGGTGCTGCACGAGTCCGGGTTCACCCCGCGCCTGCTGTCCCCCGACGAGCAGGGCGAGCTCGCCCACCTGGGGCTGGGCATCACGAACATGGCGGCGCGGGCGACCGCCCGGGCCGACGAGCTCACCGGCGCCGAGCTGGTCGCCGGCGGGGAACGGCTGCGCGCGCTCGTGCGCGAGCACCGCCCGGGGTGGCTGGCCGTGGTCGGGATCGGGGCCTTCCGGACCGCGTTCGGCCGCCGCGACGCCGTCGTGGGGGAGCAGGACGACCGGCTCGGCGACACCCGGATCTGGGTGCTGCCCAACCCGTCCGGGCTGAACGCGCACTGGTCCCGGGCGGCGATGGTCGCGGAGTTCACCCGCCTGCGGCTCGTGAGTGCTTAG
- the rlmN gene encoding 23S rRNA (adenine(2503)-C(2))-methyltransferase RlmN, translated as MSSLPLVFDAPRRGTPPRHLADLDPADRPAAAAELGLPKFRLDQLARHYFGRLTADLEAMSDLGADAREKLGALLPPLVTPLTEKACDGGATRKTLWRGHDGVLAESVLMRYPDRATVCISSQAGCGMACPFCATGQGGLQRNLSTGEIVDQVRRAAAAARDGALDEPARLSNVVFMGMGEPLANYKRVVAAVRRIVEPAPNGFGISARGVTVSTVGLVPAIDRLREEGIPVTLAISLHCPDDELRDTLVPVNNRWKVAEVLDAGRRYATTTGRRVSIEYALIRDVNDHPWRADLLGKVLRQHIGTSRVHVNLIPLNPTPGSEWDASPKPVEEEFVRRVRAAGVACTVRDTRGQEIDAACGQLAASHPG; from the coding sequence ATGTCCAGCCTCCCGCTCGTCTTCGACGCACCGCGCCGCGGCACGCCGCCGCGCCACCTCGCCGACCTCGACCCCGCCGACCGTCCCGCCGCGGCGGCCGAGCTCGGCCTGCCGAAGTTCCGGCTCGACCAGCTCGCGCGGCACTACTTCGGGCGGCTCACCGCGGACCTCGAGGCGATGTCCGACCTGGGCGCGGACGCCAGGGAGAAGCTCGGCGCGCTGCTCCCGCCGCTGGTCACGCCGCTGACCGAGAAGGCGTGCGACGGCGGCGCCACCCGCAAGACGCTGTGGCGCGGCCACGACGGGGTGCTGGCCGAGTCGGTCCTGATGCGCTACCCGGACCGGGCGACGGTCTGCATCTCCAGCCAGGCCGGCTGCGGGATGGCCTGCCCGTTCTGTGCGACCGGCCAGGGCGGGCTGCAGCGCAACCTGTCGACCGGCGAGATCGTCGACCAGGTACGGCGGGCCGCCGCCGCGGCCCGGGACGGTGCCCTCGACGAGCCGGCCCGCCTGTCGAACGTCGTGTTCATGGGCATGGGCGAGCCGCTGGCCAACTACAAGCGGGTGGTCGCCGCGGTCCGCCGGATCGTCGAGCCCGCCCCGAACGGGTTCGGCATCTCCGCCCGCGGTGTCACCGTGTCGACGGTCGGCCTGGTCCCGGCGATCGACCGGCTGCGCGAGGAGGGCATCCCGGTCACGCTCGCGATCTCCCTGCACTGCCCGGACGACGAGCTCCGCGACACGCTGGTGCCGGTCAACAACCGGTGGAAGGTCGCCGAGGTCCTTGACGCCGGGCGCCGCTACGCCACCACGACCGGCCGTCGCGTCTCCATCGAGTACGCGTTGATCCGCGACGTCAACGACCACCCGTGGCGGGCCGACCTGCTCGGGAAGGTGCTGCGGCAGCACATCGGCACGTCCCGGGTGCACGTCAACCTGATCCCGCTCAACCCGACCCCGGGCAGCGAGTGGGACGCCTCGCCGAAGCCGGTCGAGGAGGAGTTCGTGCGACGGGTGCGGGCCGCCGGTGTCGCCTGCACCGTCCGGGACACCCGGGGCCAGGAGATCGACGCGGCGTGCGGCCAGCTCGCCGCGTCCCACCCCGGCTGA
- the ligD gene encoding non-homologous end-joining DNA ligase, translating to MAAGAGEPVELTIGDRTVRLSNPDRVYFPARGETKRDLAEYYCSVGDGIVRALRDRPCMLHRFPTGVTGEKVHQKRLPRGAPDWVRTVRVHFPRFNRTADELCVRHLADVVWAVQMSTVEFHPWNSRAADVESPDEWRIDLDPMPSASWADVRRVAAVVHEVLDELGATGFPKTSGGAGLHVYVRIPPDHGFADVRRAAHAFAREVGRRCDRVDLSWWRKDRDPTKIFVDYNQNARDHTIACAYSVRGTPDARVSTPVRWDEIDDCEPGDFTIATVPARYAELGDLHAGIDEAVFALDPLLEWADRDAREGAPPPDLPDLDAGS from the coding sequence ATGGCCGCGGGCGCGGGCGAGCCGGTCGAGCTGACGATCGGCGACCGGACGGTGCGCCTGTCCAACCCGGACCGCGTGTACTTCCCGGCCCGCGGCGAGACCAAGCGGGACCTCGCCGAGTACTACTGCTCGGTCGGCGACGGGATCGTCCGGGCGCTGCGGGACCGGCCGTGCATGCTGCACCGCTTCCCCACCGGGGTCACCGGCGAGAAGGTGCACCAGAAGCGGCTCCCGCGTGGCGCCCCGGACTGGGTCCGCACCGTGCGTGTGCACTTCCCGCGGTTCAACCGGACCGCGGACGAGCTGTGCGTGCGCCATCTGGCCGATGTGGTCTGGGCGGTGCAGATGTCCACCGTGGAGTTCCACCCCTGGAACTCGCGCGCCGCCGACGTCGAGTCCCCCGACGAGTGGCGGATCGACCTCGACCCGATGCCGTCCGCGAGCTGGGCCGACGTCCGGCGGGTGGCCGCGGTCGTGCACGAGGTCCTCGACGAGCTCGGCGCCACCGGCTTCCCCAAGACCTCGGGCGGGGCCGGGCTGCACGTCTACGTGCGGATCCCGCCGGACCACGGGTTCGCCGACGTCCGCCGGGCCGCGCACGCGTTCGCCCGGGAGGTGGGGCGGCGCTGCGACCGGGTGGACCTGTCCTGGTGGCGCAAGGACCGGGATCCCACGAAGATCTTCGTCGACTACAACCAGAACGCCCGCGACCACACGATCGCCTGCGCCTACTCGGTCCGCGGGACACCGGACGCCCGGGTGTCCACGCCGGTCCGCTGGGACGAGATCGACGACTGCGAGCCCGGTGACTTCACCATCGCGACGGTGCCGGCCCGCTACGCCGAGCTCGGTGACCTGCACGCGGGGATCGACGAGGCGGTCTTCGCCCTCGACCCGCTGCTGGAGTGGGCCGACCGGGACGCCCGCGAGGGTGCCCCGCCCCCGGACCTCCCGGACCTCGATGCGGGCTCGTGA
- a CDS encoding GNAT family N-acetyltransferase produces the protein MLRVAGPRLLDDRHRSGVHDVLDADPVASCMVAARVEAVGLDPWRLGGELWAYGAPVDGLCFSGANLVPLRGERSAIRAFADRARRGGRVCSSLVGRAELVLPLWEELAPVWGPAREVRADQPLMTMHGMPAIAPDPQVRPVRIDELDRYLPAAVSMFVEEVGVDPRDGDGGAGYRARVAELITSGRAFARFHDGEVVFKAEIGAMSRSVGQIQGVWVHPAWRGHGLGTAGTASVTLALASMGRCASLYVNAFNSPARAAYRRVGFTQVGRFATVLF, from the coding sequence GTGCTGAGGGTGGCCGGGCCGCGGCTTCTCGACGATCGTCACCGCTCCGGGGTGCACGACGTGCTCGACGCGGACCCGGTCGCGTCCTGCATGGTCGCCGCCCGCGTCGAGGCGGTCGGCCTGGATCCGTGGCGGCTGGGTGGCGAGCTGTGGGCCTACGGCGCCCCGGTCGACGGACTCTGCTTCTCCGGCGCCAACCTCGTCCCGCTGCGCGGTGAGCGTTCCGCCATCCGCGCGTTCGCCGACCGGGCCCGCCGCGGCGGGCGGGTCTGCTCGTCGCTGGTCGGCCGCGCCGAGCTGGTGCTCCCGCTGTGGGAGGAGCTCGCTCCCGTCTGGGGGCCGGCCCGGGAGGTCCGGGCGGACCAGCCCCTGATGACGATGCACGGCATGCCCGCGATCGCGCCGGACCCGCAGGTACGTCCCGTCCGGATCGACGAGCTCGACCGCTACCTGCCCGCCGCCGTCTCGATGTTCGTCGAGGAGGTCGGTGTCGACCCGCGGGACGGCGACGGCGGGGCCGGCTACCGCGCCCGGGTCGCCGAGCTGATCACGTCGGGCCGGGCGTTCGCCCGGTTCCACGACGGCGAGGTCGTCTTCAAGGCCGAGATCGGTGCGATGTCGCGGTCGGTGGGGCAGATCCAGGGCGTGTGGGTGCACCCGGCCTGGCGCGGGCACGGGCTGGGTACGGCCGGGACCGCCAGCGTCACCCTGGCGCTGGCGTCGATGGGGCGCTGCGCGAGCCTCTACGTCAACGCCTTCAACTCGCCCGCCCGGGCCGCGTACCGGCGGGTGGGGTTCACCCAGGTCGGCCGGTTCGCGACCGTCCTGTTCTGA